Proteins encoded by one window of Melanotaenia boesemani isolate fMelBoe1 chromosome 10, fMelBoe1.pri, whole genome shotgun sequence:
- the LOC121647703 gene encoding shaker-related potassium channel tsha2-like isoform X1 — protein MTVVSQDNHEETVVVTPLLQDAADLEPSDQECSERVVINISGLRFETQLKTLSRFPTTLLGDPRKRMRFFDPLRNEYFFDRNRPSFDAILYYYQSGGRLRRPVSVPVDIFLEEIKFYELEEEVIQLYKDDEGLAREEERPLPTNEFQRQLWLLFEYPESSGPARIIAIVSVMVILISIIIFCLETLPEFRDVPPEIDSQANGSSHVKEPNPFTDPFFMLETLCIVWFSFEFTMRFLSCPSKPVFFKNMMNLIDVVAIAPYFITLGLDLAENQGSSQQAASLAILRVIRLVRVFRIFKLSRHSKGLQILGQTLKASLRELGLLIFFLIIGVVLFSSSVYFAEAEDPDSEFSSIPDAFWWAVVTMTTVGYGDMCPSTIWGKFVGSLCAIAGVLTIALPVPVIVSNFNYFYHRENEEEENVQYVHVTCGQQEPQPSLGDSDSIKTNQSLSKPESYQGSDELEALTHLHVNEPETYTGKLTEV, from the coding sequence ATGACTGTGGTGTCTCAGGACAATCACGAAGAGACTGTGGTGGTCACTCCTTTGCTGCAAGATGCTGCTGACTTGGAACCATCGGACCAGGAATGCAGCGAGAGGGTGGTCATCAACATCTCAGGCCTGCGTTTCGAGACACAGTTAAAGACCCTCTCGCGCTTTCCGACCACACTTTTGGGAGACCCGCGCAAAAGGATGCGTTTCTTTGACCCACTGAGAAATGAATATTTCTTTGACAGGAATAGACCGAGCTTTGACGCAATCCTTTATTATTACCAGTCAGGAGGGAGGCTAAGGAGGCCTGTGAGCGTACCTGTGGACATTTTCTTggaagaaataaagttttatgaACTTGAGGAAGAGGTCATACAGCTTTACAAAGACGACGAGGGTTTGGCAAGAGAGGAGGAGCGCCCGCTGCCCACTAACGAGTTCCAGCGTCAGTTGTGGCTCCTCTTTGAATACCCGGAGAGCTCAGGACCCGCACGGATAATTGCCATTGTGTCAGTGATGGTCATTTTGATATCCATTATTATATTTTGCTTAGAGACTTTACCCGAGTTCAGAGATGTCCCCCCAGAGATCGACAGTCAAGCCAATGGAAGTTCTCACGTCAAAGAGCCCAATCCGTTCACAGATCCGTTTTTCATGTTGGAGACACTTTGCATCGTGTGGTTCTCATTTGAATTTACCATGAGATTTCTGTCCTGTCCCAGTAAGCCagtgttctttaaaaatatgatgAATCTGATCGATGTTGTGGCCATTGCACCATATTTCATCACCCTGGGCCTCGATCTTGCAGAGAATCAGGGCAGCAGTCAGCAGGCTGCTTCTCTGGCCATACTAAGGGTCATCCGTCTGGTACGTGTTTTTAGGATTTTTAAACTCTCCAGACACTCCAAGGGTCTCCAGATTCTTGGCCAAACACTTAAGGCAAGCCTCAGGGAGCTGGGATTGCTCATATTTTTCTTGATTATTGGAGTCGTTTTATTCtccagttcagtttattttgcTGAAGCAGAAGATCCCGACTCTGAATTTTCAAGTATACCTGATGCGTTTTGGTGGGCTGTCGTGACAATGACTACAGTTGGCTACGGAGACATGTGTCCCTCCACCATTTGGGGTAAATTTGTCGGATCTTTGTGCGCAATCGCCGGAGTGCTGACCATAGCTTTACCTGTTCCTGTAATAGTGTCCAATTTCAATTATTTCTACCACAGAGAGAACGAAGAGGAGGAAAATGTTCAGTACGTCCACGTGACATGCGGGCAGCAGGAACCGCAGCCCTCATTAGGTGACAGTGACTCCATCAAAACTAATCAGTCGCTCTCCAAACCGGAGTCCTATCAGGGAAGCGACGAATTGGAAGCTCTGACACATCTACACGTGAATGAGCCAGAGACATACACTGGGAAACTGACTGAAGTCTAA
- the LOC121648106 gene encoding galanin receptor 2a, whose product MAVPNTYGVIFACTCGVILGIGLCANLLVFSLFAKYNTLRKNRLDILLLSMTLADFLTLLLIPFTLHSAVSHSWPLGDTSCKVYQFLLAFSLAASTYSLCAVSMTRAMIITNPYQPPTMDLVILMFVLVWALSFFISLPLRMFATKEHLNPNLANVTFCLPTIHEHHYQVVLSQFVLFYFIPMLVIAFNYVRLALFLHKSPVMSVSSARNTRRASVMVFLAAATFSMCWLPGYVLELCVYLGLYRHGEAWDLFYFICTVLQYLHPSINPVLYVLLSKRYRHRRAAWLFSCNRNRVQPQVNSITTDSF is encoded by the coding sequence ATGGCTGTTCCTAATACCTATGGGGTGATTTTTGCCTGTACCTGTGGAGTGATCCTGGGCATTGGGCTCTGTGCAAACCTGCTGGTCTTCTCCTTGTTTGCTAAGTACAACACACTGCGTAAAAACCGTCTGGATATCCTCCTCCTCAGCATGACTCTAGCTGACTTCCTAACCCTTCTACTCATCCCCTTCACCTTGCACTCTGCTGTAAGCCACTCCTGGCCTTTAGGAGACACTTCCTGCAAGGTTTACCAGTTCCTGCTTGCATTCAGCCTGGCAGCTAGCACCTACTCGCTGTGTGCCGTGTCCATGACCCGTGCCATGATCATCACCAATCCATACCAGCCACCCACAATGGATCTTGTCATTCTCATGTTTGTATTGGTCTGGGCCCTAAGCTTCTTTATCAGCCTGCCCCTGCGAATGTTTGCTACCAAGGAACATCTGAACCCAAACCTGGCAAACGTCACCTTCTGCCTTCCAACCATTCATGAGCACCATTACCAAGTAGTCCTAAGCCAATTTGtacttttctactttattccAATGCTGGTCATTGCCTTCAACTATGTCCGCCTGGCTCTTTTTCTTCACAAGAGCCCTGTAATGTCAGTGTCAAGTGCCAGGAACACCCGCAGAGCCTCAGTCATGGTGTTCTTGGCTGCTGCTACCTTTTCAATGTGTTGGCTGCCTGGCTATGTGCTAGAGCTGTGCGTGTACCTGGGCCTGTATCGTCACGGAGAAGCTTGGGATCTGTTCTACTTTATTTGCACTGTGCTCCAGTACCTGCATCCCAGCATCAACCCAGTGCTCTATGTGCTGCTGTCTAAGCGCTATCGCCACAGGAGGGCAGCCTGGCTCTTCAGCTGTAACAGGAACAGAGTGCAACCGCAGGTCAACAGCATCACCACAGACAGCTTTTAA
- the pthlhb gene encoding parathyroid hormone-like hormone b: MCSLILLHQWSLAVFLLFSPVTLDGKPVDALIKRTRRSVSHAQLMHDKSRSMHEFRRRMLLQELLEEVHTADERALPAQTRTPSQTFSGNALHQKPQEATKDLLEKFRLDREGTNLPQETNKGIAYKDQPLKVATKRKKKVRFGRRRDNEKKRWRARSAIAKGPRGTQNPA; this comes from the exons ATGTGCTCTTTAATATTACTTCATCAGTGGAGCTTGGCTGTGTTCTTGCTGTTCTCCCCAGTGACTCTTGATGGGAAACCAGTTGATGCACTTATTAAAAGAAc GAGGAGGTCAGTCAGCCACGCGCAGCTGATGCATGACAAGAGCCGTTCCATGCACGAATTCAGACGCCGCATGTTGCTAcaggagctgctggaggaggTACACACGGCTGATGAGCGTGCACTGCCTGCACAGACCAGAACCCCGAGCCAAACTTTTAGCGGAAATGCTCTACACCAGAAGCCACAAGAGGCCACCAAGGACCTCCTTGAGAAGTTCAGGCTGGACAGGGAGGGCACTAATCTCCCTCAGGAGACCAACAAGGGCATAGCTTATAAGGACCAGCCACTAAAAGTTGctacaaaaaggaagaaaaaggtgaGGTTTGGCCGGCGCAGAGATAATGAAAAGAAGAGGTGGCGCGCACGGTCTGCCATTGCAAAGGGGCCACGAGGGACACAGAATCCTGCCTAA
- the LOC121647703 gene encoding shaker-related potassium channel tsha2-like isoform X2, whose product MTVVSQDNHEETVVVTPLLQDAADLEPSDQECSERVVINISGLRFETQLKTLSRFPTTLLGDPRKRMRFFDPLRNEYFFDRNRPSFDAILYYYQSGGRLRRPVSVPVDIFLEEIKFYELEEEVIQLYKDDEGLAREEERPLPTNEFQRQLWLLFEYPESSGPARIIAIVSVMVILISIIIFCLETLPEFRDVPPEIDSQANGSSHVKEPNPFTDPFFMLETLCIVWFSFEFTMRFLSCPSKPVFFKNMMNLIDVVAIAPYFITLGLDLAENQGSSQQAASLAILRVIRLVRVFRIFKLSRHSKGLQILGQTLKASLRELGLLIFFLIIGVVLFSSSVYFAEAEDPDSEFSSIPDAFWWAVVTMTTVGYGDMCPSTIWERTKRRKMFSTST is encoded by the exons ATGACTGTGGTGTCTCAGGACAATCACGAAGAGACTGTGGTGGTCACTCCTTTGCTGCAAGATGCTGCTGACTTGGAACCATCGGACCAGGAATGCAGCGAGAGGGTGGTCATCAACATCTCAGGCCTGCGTTTCGAGACACAGTTAAAGACCCTCTCGCGCTTTCCGACCACACTTTTGGGAGACCCGCGCAAAAGGATGCGTTTCTTTGACCCACTGAGAAATGAATATTTCTTTGACAGGAATAGACCGAGCTTTGACGCAATCCTTTATTATTACCAGTCAGGAGGGAGGCTAAGGAGGCCTGTGAGCGTACCTGTGGACATTTTCTTggaagaaataaagttttatgaACTTGAGGAAGAGGTCATACAGCTTTACAAAGACGACGAGGGTTTGGCAAGAGAGGAGGAGCGCCCGCTGCCCACTAACGAGTTCCAGCGTCAGTTGTGGCTCCTCTTTGAATACCCGGAGAGCTCAGGACCCGCACGGATAATTGCCATTGTGTCAGTGATGGTCATTTTGATATCCATTATTATATTTTGCTTAGAGACTTTACCCGAGTTCAGAGATGTCCCCCCAGAGATCGACAGTCAAGCCAATGGAAGTTCTCACGTCAAAGAGCCCAATCCGTTCACAGATCCGTTTTTCATGTTGGAGACACTTTGCATCGTGTGGTTCTCATTTGAATTTACCATGAGATTTCTGTCCTGTCCCAGTAAGCCagtgttctttaaaaatatgatgAATCTGATCGATGTTGTGGCCATTGCACCATATTTCATCACCCTGGGCCTCGATCTTGCAGAGAATCAGGGCAGCAGTCAGCAGGCTGCTTCTCTGGCCATACTAAGGGTCATCCGTCTGGTACGTGTTTTTAGGATTTTTAAACTCTCCAGACACTCCAAGGGTCTCCAGATTCTTGGCCAAACACTTAAGGCAAGCCTCAGGGAGCTGGGATTGCTCATATTTTTCTTGATTATTGGAGTCGTTTTATTCtccagttcagtttattttgcTGAAGCAGAAGATCCCGACTCTGAATTTTCAAGTATACCTGATGCGTTTTGGTGGGCTGTCGTGACAATGACTACAGTTGGCTACGGAGACATGTGTCCCTCCACCATTTGGG AGAGAACGAAGAGGAGGAAAATGTTCAGTACGTCCACGTGA